The following proteins come from a genomic window of Pyxidicoccus sp. MSG2:
- a CDS encoding THUMP domain-containing class I SAM-dependent RNA methyltransferase, whose protein sequence is MTSHRSEEQIYVSTLPGLEPALEAEASALGWAPRRVEGGVELEGPAGLHQEANLRLRTASRVLLRLGSFRAGDSDTLAEHLGALELSRVWDGRTPPKLSVSMHRSPVPGPDVVFSAAAYAWGLPSVEHAGPLDEEGGGAGLTLLVRVEGDAFTVSADTSGEPLHRRGYRQEVSRAPLRETLAAGILRLAKYDGTEPLVDPMCGSGTFLVEGAWLSMRRAPGLLRAFAFESFPGCDAAAWATLKARVEAEALPAPRATLHGFDINAGSLGTARRNARRAGVTLALERQDVRTLVAPVPGPGLVVANPPYGKRVGEAEDLPGLYRALGHTLRRGFAGWRAAVILPDDTALVKALDLPGARSLPVRNGGLRCRLLLTGPAKPQPPAHQ, encoded by the coding sequence GTGACGAGCCATCGAAGCGAAGAACAAATCTACGTATCCACGCTGCCCGGCCTGGAGCCCGCCCTGGAAGCGGAGGCGTCCGCGCTGGGCTGGGCGCCGCGCCGGGTGGAGGGCGGCGTGGAGCTGGAGGGCCCGGCCGGCCTCCACCAGGAGGCCAACCTGCGCCTGCGCACCGCCAGCCGCGTGCTGCTGCGCCTGGGCTCCTTCCGCGCGGGAGACTCCGACACCCTCGCCGAGCACCTGGGCGCGCTGGAGTTGTCACGCGTCTGGGACGGGCGCACTCCGCCGAAGCTGTCGGTGAGCATGCACCGCTCGCCGGTGCCGGGGCCGGACGTGGTGTTCTCCGCGGCCGCCTACGCATGGGGCCTGCCCTCGGTGGAGCACGCGGGGCCGCTCGACGAGGAGGGCGGTGGCGCGGGCCTCACGTTGCTGGTGCGCGTGGAGGGAGACGCCTTCACCGTGAGCGCGGACACCAGCGGCGAGCCGCTGCACCGGCGCGGCTACCGGCAGGAGGTGAGTCGCGCACCCCTGCGCGAGACGCTCGCGGCGGGAATCCTGCGGCTCGCGAAGTACGACGGCACGGAGCCACTGGTGGACCCGATGTGCGGCTCGGGCACGTTCCTCGTCGAGGGTGCGTGGCTGTCCATGCGCCGCGCACCGGGGCTGCTGCGCGCCTTCGCCTTCGAGTCCTTCCCGGGCTGCGACGCCGCGGCGTGGGCCACGCTCAAGGCGCGGGTGGAGGCGGAGGCCCTGCCCGCTCCGCGCGCGACGCTCCACGGCTTTGACATCAACGCGGGCTCGCTGGGCACGGCGCGGCGCAACGCCCGGCGCGCGGGGGTGACGCTCGCGCTGGAGCGCCAGGACGTGCGCACGCTGGTGGCACCCGTGCCAGGGCCGGGGCTGGTGGTGGCCAATCCGCCCTATGGCAAGCGCGTGGGTGAAGCGGAGGACCTGCCCGGCCTCTACCGCGCGTTGGGCCACACGCTGCGGCGCGGCTTCGCGGGCTGGCGGGCGGCGGTCATCCTCCCGGACGACACCGCACTGGTGAAGGCGCTGGACCTGCCCGGTGCGCGAAGCCTCCCCGTGCGCAATGGCGGCCTGCGGTGCCGACTGCTGCTGACGGGGCCCGCGAAGCCCCAGCCTCCCGCGCATCAGTGA
- a CDS encoding lysophospholipid acyltransferase family protein, producing MLRILFELMSMLPERARRRVVRALMNRVWDTLANEVVEGRENIPDEPCLFICNHLSNADGFTLDRAFRPRQVSFLAGVKLQSTTMTRLASEVMETIAIKPNSADIEAMRRAVDTLKGGQSVLIFPEGARSRMGTLLEAKKGVSLIAKRAGVPVVPVALQGTEKLMPINDTDMGGERLYKADVFVRFGRPFRVEDLEPEVSGAEDARQALVDAMMRRVAALLPPEYRGVYGEDPPPAAVSREPQQPAAPGP from the coding sequence GTGCTGCGCATTCTCTTTGAGCTGATGTCCATGCTGCCGGAACGGGCGCGCCGCCGCGTGGTGCGCGCGCTGATGAACCGCGTCTGGGACACGCTGGCGAACGAGGTGGTGGAAGGACGGGAGAACATCCCGGACGAGCCCTGCCTCTTCATCTGCAATCACCTGTCCAACGCGGACGGCTTCACACTGGACCGGGCCTTCCGTCCGCGGCAGGTCTCCTTCCTGGCGGGCGTGAAGCTGCAGAGCACGACGATGACGCGGCTGGCGTCGGAGGTGATGGAGACCATCGCCATCAAGCCCAACTCGGCGGACATCGAGGCGATGCGGCGCGCGGTGGACACGCTCAAGGGCGGCCAGTCGGTGCTCATCTTCCCGGAGGGCGCGCGCAGCCGCATGGGCACGCTGCTGGAAGCGAAGAAGGGCGTGTCGCTGATTGCCAAGCGCGCGGGCGTGCCGGTGGTGCCGGTGGCGTTGCAGGGCACGGAGAAGCTGATGCCCATCAACGACACGGACATGGGCGGCGAGCGGCTGTACAAGGCCGACGTCTTCGTGCGCTTCGGCCGGCCGTTCCGCGTGGAGGACCTGGAGCCGGAGGTGTCCGGAGCGGAGGACGCGCGCCAGGCGCTGGTGGACGCGATGATGCGCCGGGTGGCCGCGCTGCTGCCGCCCGAGTACCGCGGCGTGTACGGAGAAGACCCTCCGCCCGCGGCCGTGAGCCGGGAGCCGCAGCAGCCCGCCGCTCCCGGGCCGTGA
- a CDS encoding methyl-accepting chemotaxis protein, which yields MGLSRVFSLVPTAAVALFLPARSLAKGHPLRSSRLAALGTALLLVLTLAPGAHAATAQSPVPVLDGWRFRWGDSPLGPDGTPNWAKETGAGEGWQPMAALHVPPGRGTNTLLWLSIPVPEGKWLEPALYLGTVANAFEAYAGGQRIYTSGKINPSGREDMDSMAWQLVPLPPSVTGQRILLRIQGTGPAIGVTRDARVGPRHALLAEATRTGLAPFVMGTMLLAIALLATGAALLRRQYRMLAALTVFAGGSGLMLLGTSGLFLALWDMTVTGSKLMLLGSYCILPGLAWFVSDTIGEGRMRWFRIGAAVVSVPAAIQGVLVLVDLGAAQALLQLMVLYSLPGILVCVGVAAVEAWRGNADARIFLVGLGIFFVFCVHSTLPMLGLAETTDSQLHWGFLALTLSLVGIVARRSSVVMQALALHTRQLESRRKEVRQLADSMGSGAGELAAVAQQLRATSEEQTSGISRQATALQQLEQTVEEIRQSSHVTADKARILAASAETAEQVGRDGGVALERTLADLSAIRNEVSEMASRILALDARTREIAGIVDAVKTLADQSNMLAINAAIEAVRSGDSGKGFGVVAREMRSLADQSIQATQRIRDVLDGVSASMREAAKVSEQGEQRVRGSLDAVRTSGTQLQKLASIISETSTSVRQITAAVAQQDAGTHQIAQAIQELSGQMQRTLKVVDETQTVTRSVHSLAERMSGVADQALRSGTLDDSAVPAQ from the coding sequence ATGGGTCTCTCCCGCGTCTTCTCCCTGGTGCCCACGGCAGCTGTCGCTCTCTTCCTTCCCGCGAGGTCCCTCGCGAAAGGGCATCCGCTCAGGAGTTCACGCCTCGCGGCGCTCGGCACCGCGCTGCTGCTCGTCCTGACGCTGGCGCCCGGGGCGCACGCGGCGACGGCGCAGTCCCCCGTGCCCGTCCTGGACGGGTGGCGCTTCCGCTGGGGCGACTCTCCGCTCGGGCCCGACGGGACCCCCAACTGGGCGAAGGAGACGGGCGCGGGAGAAGGCTGGCAGCCCATGGCCGCGCTGCACGTTCCGCCGGGCCGTGGCACGAACACGCTGCTGTGGCTGAGCATCCCCGTGCCCGAGGGGAAGTGGCTGGAGCCGGCGCTCTACCTCGGCACCGTCGCCAACGCCTTCGAGGCGTATGCCGGTGGCCAGCGCATCTACACGAGCGGGAAGATCAACCCCTCCGGCCGCGAGGACATGGACAGCATGGCCTGGCAACTGGTGCCGCTGCCGCCCTCGGTGACGGGCCAGCGCATCCTGCTGCGCATCCAGGGCACCGGCCCCGCCATCGGCGTGACGCGTGACGCGCGCGTGGGCCCGCGCCATGCGCTGCTCGCCGAGGCGACGCGCACGGGGCTGGCGCCCTTCGTCATGGGGACGATGCTCCTCGCCATCGCCCTGCTCGCCACGGGCGCTGCCCTGCTGCGCCGCCAATACCGGATGCTGGCGGCGCTGACCGTCTTCGCCGGTGGCTCGGGCTTGATGCTGCTCGGCACGAGCGGCCTGTTCCTCGCGCTCTGGGACATGACCGTCACCGGCAGCAAGCTCATGCTGCTGGGCTCGTACTGCATCCTGCCGGGCCTCGCGTGGTTCGTCTCCGACACGATTGGCGAGGGGCGGATGCGCTGGTTCCGCATCGGCGCCGCGGTGGTCTCCGTGCCGGCCGCAATCCAGGGCGTCCTCGTCCTCGTGGACCTGGGCGCGGCCCAGGCGCTCCTGCAGCTCATGGTCCTCTATTCGCTCCCCGGCATCCTGGTCTGCGTCGGCGTCGCGGCCGTCGAGGCCTGGCGCGGCAACGCCGACGCCCGCATCTTCCTCGTCGGCCTGGGCATCTTCTTCGTCTTCTGCGTCCACAGCACGCTCCCCATGCTCGGCCTGGCGGAGACGACGGACAGCCAGCTCCACTGGGGATTCCTCGCGCTCACGCTGTCGCTCGTGGGCATCGTGGCGCGCCGCTCGTCGGTGGTGATGCAGGCCCTCGCGCTGCACACGCGCCAGCTGGAGTCGCGCCGGAAGGAAGTGCGCCAACTGGCCGACAGCATGGGCAGTGGCGCCGGAGAGCTGGCCGCGGTGGCGCAGCAGCTTCGCGCCACGAGCGAGGAGCAGACCTCGGGCATCAGCCGCCAGGCCACGGCGCTCCAGCAGTTGGAGCAGACGGTGGAGGAAATCCGCCAGAGCTCCCACGTGACGGCCGACAAGGCCCGCATCCTGGCTGCCTCCGCGGAGACGGCCGAGCAGGTGGGACGGGACGGTGGCGTGGCCCTGGAGCGCACGCTGGCGGACCTCTCCGCCATCCGCAACGAGGTGTCGGAGATGGCCAGCCGCATCCTCGCGCTCGACGCGCGAACGCGGGAGATTGCCGGCATCGTGGACGCGGTGAAGACGCTCGCGGACCAGTCCAACATGCTGGCCATCAACGCCGCCATCGAGGCGGTGCGCAGCGGCGACAGCGGAAAGGGCTTCGGCGTGGTGGCGCGGGAGATGCGCAGCCTCGCGGACCAGTCCATCCAGGCCACCCAGCGCATCCGCGACGTGCTCGACGGCGTGAGCGCCAGCATGCGCGAGGCGGCGAAGGTCAGCGAGCAGGGCGAGCAGCGCGTGCGCGGAAGCCTGGACGCGGTGCGCACCTCCGGCACGCAGCTCCAGAAGCTGGCCTCCATCATCAGCGAAACCAGCACCAGCGTGCGCCAGATTACCGCCGCCGTGGCCCAGCAGGACGCGGGCACCCACCAGATTGCCCAGGCCATCCAGGAGCTGTCCGGGCAGATGCAGCGCACGCTCAAGGTGGTGGATGAGACGCAGACCGTCACGCGCTCCGTGCACTCGCTGGCCGAGCGCATGTCCGGCGTCGCCGACCAGGCCCTCCGCTCCGGCACGCTGGACGACAGCGCGGTGCCGGCGCAGTAG
- a CDS encoding oxidoreductase — protein MSAEATVSRSRKPVEYEVTVASVRMDTHDTATLFLDFGGAPLDYKAGQFINIDPHQFPALGRLSAYLQEQKGRKEPQRSYSLASAPHEPLVAITVKDEEFIPGLTRYPPLLSPFLVHGRLTGARMKVLGFMGPYVLPDDVEARTEHIVHLVAGSGAVPNFAILKDALHRKLKLRHTFLFSSKTWGDVLYGDELEALALAHPDRVRVVHTLTRETDESRFGAHVRKGRVAEALLEELIPDRDTCLVYACGPAITPWDRRKALETRTPATPRFMETVLGHLHALGISDKRIKRETYG, from the coding sequence ATGAGCGCCGAAGCCACCGTGTCGCGCAGCAGGAAGCCCGTGGAGTACGAGGTCACCGTCGCCAGCGTGCGCATGGACACGCATGACACGGCCACGCTGTTCCTCGACTTCGGCGGCGCCCCGCTGGACTACAAGGCCGGTCAGTTCATCAACATCGACCCGCACCAGTTCCCCGCGCTCGGGCGGCTGTCCGCGTACCTCCAGGAGCAGAAGGGCCGCAAGGAGCCGCAGCGCTCGTACTCGCTCGCGTCCGCGCCGCACGAGCCGCTGGTGGCCATCACCGTGAAGGACGAGGAGTTCATCCCCGGCCTCACGCGCTACCCGCCGCTGCTGTCGCCCTTCCTCGTGCACGGCCGGCTCACCGGCGCGCGGATGAAGGTGCTGGGCTTCATGGGGCCGTACGTGCTGCCGGACGACGTGGAGGCGCGCACCGAGCACATCGTCCACCTCGTGGCCGGCTCAGGCGCGGTGCCCAACTTCGCCATCCTCAAGGACGCGCTCCACCGGAAACTGAAGCTGCGCCACACCTTCCTCTTCTCCAGCAAGACGTGGGGCGACGTGCTCTACGGCGACGAGCTGGAGGCCCTGGCGCTCGCCCACCCGGACCGCGTGCGCGTGGTGCACACGCTCACCCGCGAGACGGACGAGTCACGCTTCGGCGCCCACGTGCGCAAGGGCCGCGTGGCGGAGGCGCTGCTGGAGGAGCTGATTCCGGACCGCGACACCTGCCTCGTGTACGCGTGCGGCCCGGCGATTACGCCGTGGGACAGGCGCAAGGCGCTGGAGACGCGCACGCCCGCCACGCCGCGCTTCATGGAGACGGTGCTCGGCCACCTCCACGCGCTGGGCATCTCGGACAAGCGCATCAAGCGGGAGACCTACGGGTAG